From a single Calothrix sp. NIES-2098 genomic region:
- a CDS encoding multi-sensor signal transduction multi-kinase — MSVLVNSLNNIAGYRITEKLYSGSKTLVYRAIREQDQKSVIIKLMRSEYPTFTEITQFRNQYNITKNLEIPGIVKPFGLENYRNGYALVMEDCGGISLKDWQLANQRTGKNSVSLEEFFSIAIEITSILEELHRDRIIHKDIKPANILIHPTTGEIKIIDFSLATLLPREIQFLTNPNVLEGTLAYISPEQTGRMNRGIDYRTDFYSLGVTFFELLTGQLPFTTTDPMELVYCHIAKEPPKACKINADIPVMLSEIINKLLAKNAEDRYQSTHGLKHDLEKCRCLWQDTKNIPTFELGVRDFSDHFLIPEKLYGRRQEVESLLNAFERVTGGATEIMLVTGSSGIGKTAVVNEVHKPIVRHHSYFIKGKFDQFQRDIPLSGLVQAFRDLIGQLLSETDDQIQQWKTKLLSALGEQSRVITDVIPELELIIGKQPEVTELSSNAAQNRFNLLFQRFIQVFATKEHPLVIFLDDLQWADVTSLKFIQLLISEKTASHLVGEYANKAESGGMLLIGAYRDNEVSNVHPLYLKLKEIEKMGVTINTINLLPLTQEDLNRLIADTLNCQESVAAPLTQMMFAKTKGNPFFSNQFLNTLHDENVIKFNFNGGFWQYDLVEIEALSLTDDVVKFMAIQIEKLPIHTQKVLILSACIGNEFDLQTLAIVHEKSTLDTSLDLLPALREGLVLAQNDTYKLFQDEHDSVMTVHQQAQHLQISDFQFPKYKFVHDRVQQAAYSLIPVEQKKPIHLKIGLLLLSNTPIAEREEKIFELVNQLNIALELITHQSKRDHLAEMNLTAGRKALASTAYLSALKYLKTGIELLADDSWDNKYELTLALYETGAEAAYLAGEFEQMEQLTQIVVAQAKTNLEKVKVYEVIIKALGAQNKLIEAVNTALRVLSLLGLELSKNPSQLEIQFAIEKTTSNLAQFSSDEIINLPEMAEHETLAIMQILGSAIPVVYQAVPNLFPLIILKQIDLSLKYGHAPLSAYAYITYGMILCGTLGDIDSGYKFGKLAKNLVAKLNVKEVKAKVVFTMNAILRCWKEHIKETLKPLLENYSTALETGDLEFAAYSLGFYCQYSYFIGSELIELEREIANYSYAISKIKQERTFNWNAIYWQCVSNLIEAKENPHILTGEVYEEEKLQLLNLEANDGVGLLNFYINKLYLCYLFQEFTQAVQNSVKAEKYLNSGMGSLLISQFHFYDSLAQLALYLNVEEARQQQILDKVKVNQEKIQIWAHHAPMNFLHKHYLVEAEQHRVKGEYLKAMDDYDRAITLAKENEYINEEALANELAARFYIQWGKDKIAQAYLTDAYYCYLRWGAKAKVEDLAKSYPQLLTPIFKPDQLSFSSVEKSTFSSHTTLSTQSSHQTLFSAYTSVSDSLDLTSVIRASQALSGEIELEQLLSTLMKVVMENAGASKCALMLNSGDNLDLTVTAISSNSSLVSISTQFPGIKLSCSSDFPIALINYVKRTKERFVVDDAKLEEFIVNDPYIIRERPKSLLCIPILNQGKLIGILYLENNLTTRAFTGDRLEILQIITTQAAISLENAALYKDLAQAKERLEEYSHTLEEKVERRTQELNENNQRLKQLILDLQNAQTQLIQSEKMSSLGQMVAGIAHEINNPIGFIHGNITHTQEYVQDLLELIAIYQQEYPNPSAQVAEKSEEIDLDFLVQDLPKVLDSMNIGTSRIRNIVLGLRNFSRLDEADMKLVNIHEGIDNTLMILQHKLQENNDRPEIEVIKEYGDLPEVTCYAGQLNQMFMNILTNAIDALDDKNINWTLGNGNNQQLKVPKIFILTELANKNTVRIRIADNGLGINPEVQQKIFDPFFTTKPVGSGTGLGLSISYQIVVDKHKGKLFCESTPGEGTEFVIEIPMQ; from the coding sequence ATGTCAGTTTTAGTTAATTCCTTAAATAATATTGCAGGCTATCGGATTACAGAAAAACTTTACTCAGGTAGTAAAACCCTCGTTTATCGGGCTATTAGAGAACAAGACCAAAAATCAGTGATTATCAAACTGATGCGGAGTGAGTATCCTACCTTCACTGAAATTACCCAATTCCGCAATCAATACAATATCACCAAAAACCTTGAAATTCCTGGCATAGTCAAACCCTTTGGCTTAGAAAACTATCGTAATGGCTATGCCTTAGTTATGGAAGACTGTGGCGGTATTTCTCTCAAAGATTGGCAATTGGCTAATCAGAGAACGGGTAAAAATTCTGTTTCTCTGGAAGAGTTTTTTTCTATAGCCATCGAAATTACATCAATCTTGGAAGAATTACATCGCGATCGCATCATACATAAAGATATCAAACCCGCCAATATTCTGATACATCCAACTACAGGCGAAATAAAAATCATTGACTTCAGTCTTGCTACTCTCCTACCAAGAGAAATTCAATTCCTGACCAATCCCAACGTCTTAGAAGGCACCTTAGCATACATTTCTCCCGAACAAACGGGAAGGATGAACCGAGGTATCGACTATCGTACCGATTTTTATTCCTTGGGTGTCACTTTCTTTGAACTTCTCACCGGACAGTTACCCTTCACTACCACTGACCCAATGGAGTTAGTTTATTGCCACATTGCTAAAGAACCGCCAAAAGCCTGCAAGATTAATGCTGACATTCCGGTAATGTTATCTGAAATCATCAATAAGCTGTTAGCAAAAAATGCAGAAGACCGCTATCAGAGTACACATGGACTTAAGCATGACTTAGAAAAGTGTCGCTGTTTGTGGCAAGACACAAAAAATATCCCCACTTTTGAGTTGGGAGTACGCGACTTTTCAGACCATTTCCTCATCCCCGAAAAACTCTACGGTCGCCGACAAGAAGTAGAAAGCTTGCTCAATGCTTTTGAAAGAGTAACAGGTGGCGCAACAGAAATCATGTTAGTCACAGGTTCATCTGGGATTGGCAAAACTGCTGTAGTTAACGAAGTACACAAACCGATTGTGCGGCATCATAGTTACTTCATCAAAGGAAAATTCGATCAATTTCAACGCGATATTCCCTTATCAGGATTAGTGCAAGCCTTTCGGGATTTAATTGGGCAATTACTCAGTGAAACTGATGACCAAATTCAACAGTGGAAAACTAAGCTTCTGTCAGCATTGGGCGAACAAAGTAGAGTAATTACTGATGTCATACCTGAACTAGAACTAATTATTGGTAAGCAACCTGAGGTGACAGAACTCTCTAGTAACGCTGCCCAAAATCGCTTCAATTTATTATTTCAGAGATTTATCCAAGTATTCGCTACAAAAGAACATCCTCTGGTAATTTTTTTAGATGACTTGCAATGGGCGGATGTAACTTCTTTAAAATTCATTCAACTATTAATAAGTGAAAAAACAGCTTCTCATCTTGTAGGTGAGTATGCGAATAAAGCAGAAAGTGGAGGAATGCTGCTGATTGGTGCCTATCGAGATAACGAAGTTTCAAATGTCCATCCACTGTATTTGAAGCTAAAAGAGATTGAGAAAATGGGAGTAACAATTAATACTATTAATCTTTTACCTTTAACTCAAGAAGATTTAAATAGATTGATTGCTGACACTCTAAATTGTCAAGAATCTGTTGCAGCGCCTCTTACTCAAATGATGTTTGCTAAAACTAAAGGTAATCCTTTCTTTAGCAATCAATTTCTCAATACTCTGCATGATGAAAATGTAATTAAATTTAACTTCAATGGTGGATTTTGGCAGTACGATCTTGTAGAGATAGAAGCATTATCTCTCACAGATGATGTTGTTAAATTCATGGCAATTCAAATAGAAAAATTACCGATACATACTCAAAAAGTCTTGATATTATCAGCCTGTATCGGTAATGAGTTTGACTTACAAACTCTGGCGATCGTCCATGAAAAATCTACCCTTGATACATCATTAGATTTATTACCAGCATTACGTGAGGGGTTAGTTTTAGCTCAAAATGATACTTATAAGTTATTTCAAGATGAGCATGATTCAGTAATGACTGTTCATCAACAAGCGCAGCATTTACAAATCTCAGATTTTCAATTTCCCAAATATAAATTTGTACATGACAGGGTACAGCAAGCCGCCTATTCTTTAATCCCTGTAGAGCAAAAGAAGCCAATACATTTAAAAATTGGACTTTTGTTATTAAGTAATACTCCAATTGCAGAACGAGAAGAGAAGATTTTTGAGCTTGTTAACCAGTTAAATATTGCATTAGAGTTAATTACTCACCAGTCTAAACGCGATCATCTGGCTGAGATGAATTTGACTGCTGGGCGTAAAGCATTAGCATCAACTGCTTATTTATCTGCACTCAAGTATTTAAAGACTGGAATCGAATTACTTGCTGATGATAGTTGGGATAATAAATATGAGTTAACCCTAGCTTTGTATGAGACAGGAGCAGAAGCAGCATACCTAGCTGGCGAATTTGAACAAATGGAGCAGCTTACCCAGATAGTTGTAGCACAAGCTAAAACTAACTTGGAAAAAGTGAAAGTTTATGAGGTAATTATTAAAGCTTTAGGAGCACAGAACAAACTCATTGAGGCAGTCAATACTGCACTACGAGTATTGTCTTTATTGGGATTAGAGCTTTCTAAAAATCCCAGCCAATTAGAGATCCAATTTGCGATAGAAAAAACTACTTCAAATCTAGCTCAATTCAGCAGCGATGAAATAATTAATTTACCAGAAATGGCAGAACATGAAACGCTAGCTATCATGCAGATTCTTGGTAGTGCAATTCCTGTTGTGTATCAAGCTGTTCCTAATTTATTCCCACTGATTATTCTTAAACAAATCGACTTATCACTAAAATATGGTCATGCTCCTTTATCTGCTTATGCCTATATAACTTACGGCATGATACTCTGTGGGACATTAGGAGATATTGATTCTGGCTATAAATTTGGCAAACTAGCTAAAAACTTGGTAGCTAAATTAAATGTAAAAGAAGTTAAGGCTAAGGTGGTATTTACAATGAATGCCATCTTGCGTTGTTGGAAGGAGCATATTAAAGAAACATTAAAACCTTTATTAGAAAACTATTCAACAGCACTGGAGACGGGAGATTTAGAATTTGCAGCTTATTCGCTTGGTTTTTATTGTCAGTATTCATATTTTATTGGGAGTGAACTTATAGAATTAGAAAGAGAAATAGCAAATTACAGCTATGCCATTAGTAAAATTAAGCAGGAAAGAACTTTTAACTGGAATGCTATTTATTGGCAGTGCGTTTCAAACTTGATTGAAGCCAAGGAAAATCCCCACATCTTAACTGGCGAAGTATATGAAGAAGAGAAATTACAACTACTTAATCTAGAAGCTAATGATGGAGTAGGACTTTTAAATTTCTATATAAACAAATTATATTTGTGTTACTTATTTCAAGAATTTACACAAGCAGTTCAAAATTCAGTTAAAGCAGAAAAGTACTTAAATAGTGGAATGGGAAGTTTACTTATTTCTCAGTTTCATTTCTATGATTCTTTAGCACAGTTAGCTTTATACCTGAATGTCGAAGAAGCTCGGCAACAGCAAATTCTAGATAAAGTTAAAGTTAATCAGGAAAAAATACAGATTTGGGCACACCATGCCCCAATGAATTTCTTGCATAAGCACTATCTAGTAGAGGCAGAGCAGCATAGGGTGAAAGGTGAATACCTTAAAGCGATGGATGATTACGATCGCGCCATCACTCTTGCTAAAGAAAATGAGTACATTAATGAAGAAGCTCTTGCTAACGAACTCGCTGCTCGATTCTATATACAATGGGGTAAAGATAAGATAGCTCAAGCTTACCTCACTGATGCATATTATTGTTATTTGCGCTGGGGAGCAAAAGCCAAAGTTGAAGATTTGGCAAAATCTTATCCTCAATTGCTAACTCCTATTTTTAAGCCAGACCAATTGAGTTTTTCCTCAGTTGAAAAAAGTACTTTTTCTTCGCATACAACTTTATCTACTCAAAGCAGCCACCAAACTTTATTTAGTGCTTACACTAGTGTTTCTGATTCTTTAGATTTGACATCTGTGATTAGAGCATCACAAGCGCTTTCTGGAGAAATTGAACTGGAGCAGTTGTTATCTACTTTAATGAAAGTAGTAATGGAAAATGCCGGAGCTTCTAAATGTGCTTTAATGCTGAATTCTGGTGATAATTTAGACTTAACAGTTACTGCTATTAGTTCAAATTCCTCTTTGGTATCCATTTCTACACAATTCCCTGGAATCAAGCTTTCTTGTAGCTCTGACTTTCCAATTGCGTTGATTAATTATGTCAAACGCACAAAAGAGAGATTTGTAGTTGATGATGCCAAATTGGAAGAATTTATAGTAAACGATCCCTATATTATTCGTGAACGACCAAAAAGTCTGTTGTGTATTCCGATTCTCAATCAGGGAAAACTTATTGGCATATTATATCTAGAAAATAATCTGACAACAAGAGCTTTTACGGGAGATCGCTTAGAAATTTTACAAATAATTACTACTCAAGCAGCAATCTCTCTAGAGAATGCTGCCCTCTACAAGGATTTAGCACAAGCAAAAGAACGTTTAGAGGAATATAGTCATACATTAGAAGAAAAAGTTGAACGCAGAACACAGGAACTCAATGAAAATAATCAGCGATTAAAACAATTAATACTGGATTTGCAAAATGCCCAAACCCAACTGATTCAAAGTGAGAAAATGTCTAGTTTGGGGCAGATGGTAGCAGGGATTGCCCATGAAATTAATAACCCCATCGGCTTTATTCATGGCAATATTACTCATACACAAGAGTACGTACAAGATCTATTAGAGTTGATAGCTATTTATCAGCAAGAATATCCCAATCCTTCTGCTCAAGTTGCTGAAAAGTCTGAAGAAATAGACTTAGATTTCTTAGTGCAAGACTTGCCAAAAGTTCTGGATTCTATGAATATAGGAACATCGCGTATCCGCAATATTGTTTTGGGTTTACGCAACTTCTCTCGCCTAGATGAAGCTGACATGAAACTTGTAAATATTCATGAGGGCATAGACAATACTCTGATGATCTTGCAGCACAAACTTCAAGAAAATAATGACCGTCCTGAGATAGAAGTCATTAAAGAATATGGCGATCTACCAGAGGTGACTTGTTATGCTGGTCAGTTAAATCAAATGTTTATGAATATCCTGACTAATGCGATCGATGCGTTAGATGATAAAAATATAAACTGGACTCTGGGAAATGGAAACAACCAGCAATTAAAAGTTCCCAAAATTTTTATTCTAACTGAGTTAGCAAACAAAAATACTGTTAGGATTCGGATTGCAGATAATGGTCTTGGTATCAATCCTGAAGTGCAACAAAAAATATTTGACCCATTTTTTACCACTAAACCAGTTGGGAGTGGCACAGGGCTAGGATTGTCTATTAGCTATCAAATTGTTGTAGATAAACACAAAGGAAAGTTGTTCTGTGAGTCTACACCAGGAGAGGGAACTGAGTTTGTAATAGAAATTCCCATGCAATAG
- a CDS encoding WD-40 repeat-containing protein, giving the protein MQMDWISLLKAQQADFLQRVKKLKTHDLSLMKSQIKGCHSEIMTFWGEPLAKLMELSCQQAEILAKNPPPTPPEYPEPPDWTIPFDQHFQQQAQDYILREQIVDRVIVERLSKLVKKVPQDTVKNMVLDDEGNLRSHSKFSYVLTANQKLSILVYAADGESFNGIKKNKIKWSVTQEDLQKHQVLIFLALFYPEHSKLGYEKKVAIAGFLPSEQVEFTEQKISLTPSNLLYAGGLSWYLESLGNNKDMVLVVDGRAIAETVVTVPPEHPLKKIVGDWEYWQTLKGHTRGINCLAYSARTHTTNIDRCSLSTRPPILASGSLGETKLWDLTRGELIDTLSESPWVVSGLVDEVNSLAFSSDGQTLASVGADSTIKIWHVGALDLIDILHKHNGVVRCVAFTPDGRMLATGGDDRKILFWDLMKRQVAIALSLDDTAAHSMVLSQDGQTLVTGSYRKIKVWCTSHLGGVTDLKDVQPLYTLNGHSHIVRSLAISADAKLLVSGSRDQTIKVWHLETGELIRTLKGHQDEVCTITLSPDEQIIASGSADKTIKLWHLATGEVLGTFTGHTDTVTAVAFTTSGEMLVSGSLDKTIKIWQRS; this is encoded by the coding sequence ATGCAGATGGATTGGATTAGCTTACTCAAAGCTCAACAAGCTGATTTTCTACAACGTGTCAAAAAGCTGAAAACACATGACTTATCTTTAATGAAAAGCCAAATTAAAGGTTGTCACAGTGAAATTATGACCTTTTGGGGTGAGCCATTGGCAAAACTCATGGAATTGTCTTGCCAACAAGCAGAAATTCTAGCTAAAAATCCACCTCCGACACCACCTGAATATCCAGAACCGCCTGATTGGACGATACCCTTTGACCAGCACTTTCAACAGCAGGCGCAAGATTATATTTTGCGCGAACAAATTGTCGATCGAGTCATAGTGGAACGCCTAAGTAAGTTGGTGAAAAAAGTGCCGCAAGACACTGTAAAAAATATGGTTTTAGATGATGAGGGAAATTTGCGCAGTCATAGTAAATTTTCTTATGTTCTCACAGCTAACCAAAAATTGAGTATTCTAGTTTACGCCGCTGATGGTGAGAGTTTTAATGGAATAAAGAAGAATAAAATTAAGTGGTCAGTTACTCAAGAGGATTTGCAAAAACATCAAGTATTAATTTTTCTCGCTTTATTTTATCCAGAGCATAGTAAATTAGGATACGAGAAAAAAGTAGCAATCGCAGGATTTTTACCTAGCGAACAAGTAGAATTTACCGAACAAAAAATTTCCCTTACTCCTAGTAACTTGTTGTATGCAGGTGGATTAAGTTGGTATTTAGAATCACTAGGAAATAACAAAGATATGGTACTGGTGGTTGATGGAAGAGCGATCGCAGAAACAGTTGTGACTGTACCACCAGAACATCCGCTAAAAAAGATCGTTGGTGACTGGGAATACTGGCAAACCTTGAAAGGGCATACTAGAGGAATTAATTGCCTTGCCTATTCTGCAAGAACGCATACGACTAACATCGATCGGTGTAGTCTAAGTACAAGGCCGCCGATATTAGCCAGCGGGAGTCTTGGCGAAACCAAACTATGGGATTTAACTAGGGGCGAATTAATCGATACATTATCAGAATCGCCTTGGGTTGTATCTGGACTAGTAGATGAAGTCAATTCCTTAGCTTTTAGTTCCGATGGACAAACTTTAGCAAGTGTGGGTGCAGATTCCACAATTAAAATTTGGCACGTAGGTGCCTTAGATTTGATAGATATCTTGCACAAGCATAATGGGGTAGTTAGATGCGTTGCTTTTACCCCTGATGGCAGAATGTTAGCTACTGGTGGAGATGATCGCAAAATTCTGTTTTGGGATTTAATGAAGCGTCAGGTAGCGATCGCACTTTCTTTAGATGATACCGCAGCCCATTCTATGGTTTTGAGCCAAGATGGTCAAACTCTCGTCACCGGTAGCTACCGCAAAATCAAAGTCTGGTGTACATCCCATCTAGGAGGTGTTACAGATTTAAAAGATGTGCAGCCTCTATACACCCTCAATGGTCATTCTCACATCGTTCGTTCTCTGGCTATCAGTGCCGATGCTAAATTACTCGTCAGTGGTAGTCGCGATCAAACAATTAAAGTTTGGCATTTGGAAACTGGGGAATTAATTCGTACCCTAAAAGGACATCAGGATGAAGTTTGTACAATTACCCTCAGTCCTGACGAACAAATTATTGCTAGTGGTAGTGCGGATAAAACTATCAAATTGTGGCATTTAGCAACCGGGGAAGTACTAGGTACTTTTACAGGGCATACTGACACGGTGACAGCAGTCGCATTTACTACTTCTGGCGAAATGTTGGTAAGTGGAAGCTTGGATAAGACTATTAAAATTTGGCAGCGGAGTTGA
- a CDS encoding cytochrome P450 — MELPNRLKTPSFLQKLQWVADPVTYMDNAVQKYPDIFTADIVGFGNTIVFVHHPQGIQEILSNDKNKLAALSEPNRILQPLVGEDSFFLLDQTHHKQRRQILMPPFHGERMRGYGQLICNLTENVLKNLPKNEPFSAHTVMQEISLQVILEAIFGLYEGECCQKLKHLFPLLLSIFHSPLTSSFFFFPFLQKDFSWSPWGKFLQQKQKIDEILYAEIAERRENISLDRIDILSLLMSAQDDQGKQMSDKELRDDLITLIFAGHETTATSIAWGIYWIHKTPKVLEKLLDEIDGLGDHPDPMSIARLPYLTAVCNEILRITPVAIFTLPRIVQETIQVLEHQLEPGTVVVGCIYLTHKRQDLYPEPMEFKPERFLENQFSPYEFIPFGGGSRGCIGQAFALFEMKLVLATALSNYKLALADQPLERPQRRGVTLAPANGVKVVITGQRKPCKPYVAMTNDK, encoded by the coding sequence ATGGAACTACCTAATCGTCTCAAAACTCCCTCTTTTCTACAAAAGCTTCAATGGGTTGCCGATCCTGTAACATATATGGACAATGCTGTCCAAAAGTATCCTGATATTTTTACTGCTGATATTGTTGGTTTCGGAAATACTATCGTATTCGTACACCATCCTCAAGGAATTCAGGAGATTTTATCGAATGACAAAAATAAGCTTGCTGCCCTCAGCGAACCTAACAGGATTTTGCAACCTTTAGTAGGTGAAGATTCATTCTTTTTATTAGATCAAACTCATCATAAACAGCGCCGACAAATATTAATGCCTCCTTTTCATGGAGAACGGATGCGAGGTTATGGTCAGCTAATTTGTAATCTCACAGAAAATGTTTTAAAAAATTTACCTAAAAATGAGCCTTTTTCAGCTCATACTGTCATGCAGGAGATTTCCCTGCAAGTAATTTTAGAGGCGATTTTTGGTTTATATGAGGGAGAATGTTGTCAAAAACTCAAACATCTGTTTCCATTGCTTTTGAGTATTTTTCACTCACCATTGACTTCTAGCTTTTTTTTCTTTCCTTTTTTACAAAAAGATTTCTCTTGGAGTCCTTGGGGAAAATTTTTACAGCAAAAGCAAAAAATTGATGAAATACTTTATGCAGAAATTGCTGAACGAAGAGAAAACATTAGTTTGGATCGTATAGATATTCTATCCTTGCTAATGTCAGCACAAGATGATCAAGGTAAACAGATGAGTGATAAGGAATTGCGGGATGATTTAATCACTTTGATATTTGCTGGACATGAAACAACAGCAACATCAATAGCTTGGGGAATATACTGGATTCATAAAACACCAAAAGTTCTTGAAAAACTTCTTGATGAAATTGATGGTCTTGGCGATCATCCCGATCCTATGAGTATTGCTCGGCTACCTTATCTCACAGCAGTCTGTAATGAAATTTTGCGAATTACTCCTGTTGCAATATTTACCCTCCCAAGAATTGTGCAGGAAACTATTCAAGTTCTAGAGCATCAGTTAGAACCTGGTACAGTAGTAGTAGGCTGCATTTATCTTACACATAAGCGTCAAGATTTATACCCCGAACCAATGGAATTTAAGCCAGAACGATTTCTGGAAAACCAATTCTCTCCTTATGAATTTATACCTTTTGGTGGCGGTTCGCGTGGCTGTATTGGCCAAGCTTTTGCATTATTTGAAATGAAATTAGTATTGGCAACTGCTCTCTCTAACTATAAACTGGCGCTAGCAGATCAGCCGCTAGAGCGACCTCAACGCCGAGGAGTGACACTTGCACCAGCCAATGGAGTTAAGGTAGTAATTACAGGGCAGCGTAAGCCCTGTAAACCTTATGTGGCTATGACAAATGACAAATAG
- a CDS encoding succinate dehydrogenase or fumarate reductase flavoprotein subunit — translation MLEHDVIIVGGGLAGCRAAVEIARINPSLNIAVVAKTHPIRSHSVAAQGGMAASLKNVDPEDSWEAHAFDTVKGSDYLADQDAVAILAQEAPDVVIDLEHMGVLFSRLPDGRIAQRAFGGHSRNRTCYAADKTGHAILHELVNNLRRYGVQVYQEWYVMRLILEEGQAKGVVMYHLLDGHIEVLRAKAVMFATGGYGRVYNTTSNDYASTGDGLAMTAIAGLPLEDMEFVQFHPTGLYPVGVLISEAVRGEGAYLINSLGDRFMANYAPSRMELAPRDITSRAIAYEIRAGRGIHPDGSAGGPFVYLDLRHMGKEKIMSRVPFCWEEAHRLVGVDAVTQPMPVRPTIHYCMGGIPVNTDGRVRSSGDDFVEGFFAAGETSCVSVHGANRLGSNSLLECVVYGKRTGAAIAQYVQNRKLPTVDEQRYIKEAQQQIQALLEQPGTYRINQIRQAFQDCMTQYCGVFRTEELMREGLQKLAELQQQYPQIYLDDKGNSWNTEIVEALELRSLMVVGQTILASALNRQESRGAHFREDYPQRDDEKFLQHTMAYYSPAGMDIQYRPVAITMFQPQERKY, via the coding sequence ATGCTAGAACATGATGTAATTATTGTTGGGGGTGGCTTGGCTGGATGCCGTGCGGCTGTGGAAATTGCCCGCATTAACCCCAGTTTAAATATTGCTGTGGTTGCCAAAACTCACCCCATTCGTTCGCACTCGGTAGCTGCTCAAGGTGGTATGGCAGCATCGTTGAAAAATGTCGATCCAGAAGATAGCTGGGAAGCGCACGCATTTGATACTGTCAAAGGTTCTGATTACTTAGCAGACCAAGACGCTGTCGCAATTCTCGCCCAAGAAGCGCCAGATGTGGTAATTGACTTGGAACACATGGGTGTTTTGTTCTCACGCTTGCCAGATGGTCGCATTGCTCAACGGGCTTTTGGTGGACATTCCCGCAACCGTACTTGCTACGCTGCTGATAAGACTGGTCACGCAATTTTGCACGAATTGGTAAATAATTTACGTCGTTATGGCGTCCAAGTTTACCAAGAATGGTACGTAATGCGCCTGATTTTAGAAGAAGGTCAGGCGAAGGGTGTGGTGATGTATCATCTCTTAGATGGGCATATAGAGGTACTACGGGCTAAAGCAGTGATGTTTGCCACCGGAGGCTATGGTCGCGTTTATAACACCACATCCAATGATTACGCTTCTACTGGTGACGGTTTAGCTATGACTGCGATCGCAGGTTTACCCTTAGAAGATATGGAGTTTGTGCAATTCCATCCCACAGGCTTATATCCGGTAGGAGTGCTGATTTCCGAAGCAGTGCGGGGAGAAGGTGCCTATCTCATCAACTCTCTTGGCGATCGCTTTATGGCAAACTACGCACCTAGCCGCATGGAACTGGCTCCTCGCGATATTACCTCAAGAGCGATCGCTTACGAAATTCGTGCTGGACGTGGTATTCATCCTGATGGCAGTGCGGGTGGGCCCTTTGTTTATCTGGACTTGCGCCACATGGGCAAAGAAAAAATTATGAGTCGCGTTCCCTTCTGTTGGGAAGAAGCCCATCGCTTAGTGGGCGTTGATGCTGTGACTCAACCCATGCCTGTACGTCCGACGATTCATTATTGTATGGGTGGTATCCCAGTTAACACTGATGGTCGAGTCCGTAGCAGTGGTGATGATTTCGTAGAAGGCTTTTTTGCGGCTGGGGAAACATCTTGTGTTTCCGTACACGGTGCCAATCGCCTTGGGAGTAATTCCTTACTCGAATGTGTAGTTTATGGCAAGCGAACCGGGGCGGCGATCGCGCAATACGTGCAAAACCGCAAATTACCCACAGTAGACGAACAACGTTACATCAAAGAAGCCCAGCAACAAATCCAAGCCTTACTAGAACAGCCGGGAACATACCGAATTAACCAAATTCGTCAAGCCTTTCAAGATTGCATGACTCAATACTGCGGTGTTTTCCGCACTGAAGAATTAATGCGAGAAGGGTTGCAAAAACTTGCAGAATTACAACAGCAATATCCCCAAATATATTTAGACGATAAAGGCAATTCTTGGAATACAGAAATTGTCGAAGCCTTGGAATTGCGGAGTTTAATGGTAGTCGGACAGACAATTCTCGCATCCGCACTCAATCGTCAAGAAAGCCGTGGCGCACATTTCCGCGAAGATTATCCCCAAAGAGATGATGAAAAATTCCTCCAACATACAATGGCTTACTATTCACCAGCTGGCATGGATATCCAGTATCGCCCTGTAGCGATTACCATGTTTCAGCCCCAGGAAAGGAAATATTAA